The nucleotide window AATTACACCCTATCAAAAATTGACGCTGGCAACACAGGCTCTACTTCTGTGAACCATTATTAATGGGGGGATTACCCCTTCTCCACTCCGTTTTTATTATGTTACTCAACGGATAAATTGATAGGTGGTGATGGTCTTCCCCCCCAGTCAAATCTTATGATCTTTATTTTTTGTGTTGCTTGATTATCACATGTTTGTAGATGGATGTACGAAACCTTTTCTTCAAACACGGTAAAGACGCTGGGATGGCAGTACCCTATATCAGAGTATACTATTTCCCATTCCGAAGTCGCCTCTCTACGACGCCTCAGAATACGAATTCCTGGCGAAAAGGCCCACTGTTGGCCTGATCCATCAACCATGAACACTTTTGCATTGAATGGCGTTGGTTCGGGTTTGGACCATTTCGCTATTGATCGGTCAAAATGAACCATCATTCGAAGTGGACCGATAGGCTGCATTATAGTCCAGGGGGTACCCTGCGAATCAATGGAGATGGAGGTTGGGGAAAAAAAAGTGCTGAAATCTTCCGCTTGTATAACAACATCTGCAGAGGTCACATCTATCGGTAACAGATATTGCGAAGCATCCGCCCGAAAGAACGATTTTCCTCCATCCGGAGAAAAGGCATATGAAGGGTATGTAGTTTCCATTCCGGCACCTCCTTCTCTCCACATCCATGAGAGATGCATGCCATTGTTCCCGTCAAACCCGAGTCGTATCAAGTAAACTGTCCACTGGTCTTTATAAGCGAAGGGGAACGTTGTTCCCGACACCGCCCCTCCAGGAAGGTCTGCGTCCTCATTCGTAACAGGGATAGGACCCCCAATTGCTTGCCAGGTTTTACTCATAATGTCGTATTTAGCGATTCCTCCAGAAAACCCTCTCTCACTCCATGCCCTTTTAGGCCGTGTCGCGTAACGGTACGTAATATACAGATCATGATTCCTATCTACGAAAAAGGCAGGATAGGTGATTTGATTTCCTGGAATGGCAGCAGTCCCAATGGAAGAAAATGCAATACTATTTAGATGTTTGACAGCATATCTATCTTCTGTTGTGATCGGATCTCCACGAAAAACAAAACTATTTATATCACCTGGTTGTTCGGAGACAGCGTATTGCCACGGCATATTATGCATATTATATGCAACATGGATATACCCATTTTTATCAACTGCAATGGACCCTTGTGTATGATAGGGATCCTCCAATGTTTGATTTTCTAAGACATGTGAGGACCAGATCCATTGTCCCAGACTATTCTTTTCACCTTTTCGAACAACCGTCAGTAAATTTATCCCATTATTTACCCCTTCTGCGGGTTGGACATCGACCGTATAAACGGCCCCTTTATAATAAGCGACAGAGCTTGCAAATCCATTAATATTTGACTTGTCGACCTGCAAAGGTGGCAACACCTCCTCCACCATTCCAAATAAAGGAGGGGCCATCAGGCCGAAACTTGTGACAAATTGAATCAGAATAATATTCCAAATAAAATATTTCATGCGATAGGTGAAGCTCCTTTTTAAAGAGATACTCTACTAAAAAGTCATTTATAATCAATCTTTTATTATCAAATGGTTTGGAAAAATAAATCTTAAGAAAAACACCTGTTGAAAAATTGACCTTTTGAAAGGATTACTCGAAGGAATACAGTAGTATTACCAAGAGTATACGATATATTCTCTTATCGATCCGTAACAGAGTATATCAGATAAAAATAGAATATTTCATTTTTGTGATCAATCGACAAGGAATATTGATATCTTTTCGGTGTTATTTTTACAGATTCTGATTAGCCTGGAATTTGAGTTAGCTTTTTGTTCTTTCCTGACTCATCTTTAGCATTTTTTCTATTATTGCCTTAAAAAGAAAACCGACACTATATTGAATATGTAGAACCAGTGATTTATAATATGGTATTTCTGGATTAGATCCCTTCCGAGAAGGTCCGCAATGATTTTTATTAGATTAATTTATTTAATTCATGATTTGATCAATCCGTTATTGAGGATACATCAAGCGTTCATTCAAGGGTTGTTGGTTCTCGGGATTGTTTTCTTATCAATTTTATTAAACCCCACAGGAGTCATGGGCAAAGCATTTCGGGTGATTCCTTCTCTAACAGTAGAAGAGCGCTTTGATGACAATATTTTTTCGGTGGCTCGTGTCCGTGAACGTGATTCCATTACAGTCATCAAGGGATTACTCCGGTTCAATCGGGAAGGGGTCAGACTCAAATCTCAGGTTCAATACAATGTCCGTTTCGAGATTTTTTCACGCCATACCGAACTCAATAAAGGACGACCTTTTCAGGAGCTGTCAGCAAAAGGTATCTTAAAGTTAGGTAAAGGGGCCCAACTAGAGTTGATTGAGAGCCTCTCGTTTACACCTGTCCAGGCCGAGTTTCTGGGGACTAGTCATGTGGGCAACATTTTAGGAGAGGGGATACGGACGCGCCGGGAGGAGTCTTTTCGTAATGTCGCTGATATTAAGTTTCGTCAACCTCTTACAATGAAAATAATATTTTTGTCCGGATTTAAAAATGCGATATCTCGCTACGATAACCCTGCATTAATAGACCATTCTCGTAACGATGTTACGGTGGGAATAGATTATGAGATTGCTTCGTGGAGTATCCCCTCTCTTAAGTATCGCTATGAAAATATTTCCTACGATGGTATTGGAAATGCAAATATTAATTTTGTGAATTTAGGATATACCCATAAAATTTGGCGGACCGGCACGGTTGATCTTTCTCTCGGCATTGCATTTTCGGAAGAATCGGATGGCAAACGACTTGACCCCCTATTCGTCGGGCAACTCGATATAAACAGGAGTCTGAGAGATTGGGAGTGGCGGGTCAGATATGCTAGAAAGATAGGAATAAGCGGTGGTTTTTTAAAAGCGCTTTCTATGAGTAATCGGGTTTCCCTGAATATGAGCAGAAAAGTAAGACGGAATTTGACGGCAAGGCTTTCAGGGAACTATGCCCGAAATAAGTCCATTGGCAGAGTTCAGATTGATGTTCATTCCTACGAGGGCCGTTTCGGTCTTGAGTATTTGATCAATCCCTCTCTGATGATGAGACTTGGTTATTCCTATCTTAGACAGGAATCTGATGATTTTGTAACATCCAACATTATACGAAATCAGACACTGATTTCGGTAATGGCTAGATACTAGAAAAAGAGGAACGTACGGGCGGGGATTATCTAACCCCGGATCTTGAAATAATCACGGAAGATGGTTGAGGTTATGATACATTTCGATATGGAAAACAGTTTCGGGTGTACGCCTTTCGGAGGCACATCTTGTGTTGAACAGGCCATCGTCATAAAATCCTGGAGCGCGTAGATGTCGAATGAGGGGAAGGGATCGATGCAGACTGCGGCGAAGCTGTTGATTCGTTGTCTGGAACATGAAGGGGTCGAGTATATTTTTGGGATTCCTGGTGAGGAAAACCTGGATGTGATGGATGCTTTGCGAGAGAGTTCTATTCGCTTCCTGACGGTCCGGCATGAGCAGGGTGCTGCATTTATGGCAGATGTGTACGGGCGTTTGACCGGTCGTGCCGGAGTCTGTCTGGCGACACTCGGTCCTGGGGCAACCAACCTGGTGACGGGAATGGCAGATGCAAATATGGATTATGCCCCGATCGTGGGCATAGCCGGCCAGGGGGCAACGACACGTATGCACAAAGAAAGTCACCAGATCCTTGATCTGGTGAACCTGTTTGAGCCGATTACCAAGTACAGCACTGAGATCCGTGACCCTGGAGTTATTCCTGAGATTGTACGCAAGGCATTCAAGGTTGCTGAGGCGGAAAAACCGGGCGGGACATTTATCAGCTTCCCGGAGAATATTGCAGCCGCAGAAATATCTGAGGATGTCGCTCCTTTACGGGTACAAAGCGCATTCAGTCCCTCTCCTCCGGACGAAAAGGTCCGGCAAGCGATCAAAATTATTGATGAGGCACGCTTTCCTATTATCATGGCTGGGAACGGTGTCGTACGAAGTGTTGCCAGTGATGCCCTCCTTGCCTTTGCTGAGAAACTGAAGATCCCGGTGACCAAAACCTTCATGGCAAAGGGGGTCATTCCCTCTTCGCATCCTCTTTCGCTCGGGACGGTTGGCCTGCAGGCACATGACTATGTCGCTTGTGGTTTTGATCGGGCGGACGTGGTGATCTGTGTTGGTTTCGATATGGTGGAATATCACCCGCATTTGTGGCATCCCGGAAAAGACAAGAAAATCATACATATTCATCAGAGCGCTGCGGAAGTGGATAGCCATTACATTCTTGAAGCCGGGGTGATCGGAGATATCACAACATCACTGAACCGTATCGCGGAAGGGGCAAAGGAGAAAGAGGGGCTTCAGGTGGAGACCTTAAGGGATGCGATCGACGGCGAGTTGGACTGTTATGCCGATGATGATGGCATGCCGATGAAACCTCAGCGAATTCTATCTGACACGCGTCGGGTGATGGGCGCGGAGGATATTCTGATTTCGGATGTTGGTGCGCACAAGATGTGGATTGCCCGTTTGTACCGCGGTGAACGTCCCAATACCTGTATTATTTCCAATGGTTTTGCCTCAATGGGCATTGGCGTCCCCGGCGCGATTGCGGCGAAACTTGTCCACCCCGAGCGACGGGTTCTGACGATCACGGGGGATGCCGGTTTTATGATGAACTCCCAGGAGATTGAAACAGCGCTTCGTTATGAACTCCCCATCGTGATCATGATCTGGAATGACAGTGAATACGGCCTGATCAAGTGGCATCAGGAGCGCCGCTTCGGAAGATCCGGACATATCAGTTTTAATAATCCGGATTTTGTGAAATATGCGGAATCTTTTGGTGCAAAGGGCTACCGTGTTGAGCAGGCCGACGCCTTGGTTCCTACTCTGGAAAAGGCATTTAATGATCGCACGGTCGTGGTGATTGATGTCCCGGTTGATTACTCTGAAAACATGAAACTGACGAAGAAACTGGGCGATCTGATTTGTCCCATTTAAAGAAAGGTTAGGTTCAGCTTGCCTATATTTTCCTCTAGGACAAGGCACGAGGAGCGGAAAACCGGAACGTATGTGTCTATACGTGAAGCTTTGAGCACCGCAGCAACGCGGTCATGGAGGAAAATATGGGTGAGCTGAATCGTTACAAAGGAGCGTTATGTATTTTGCTATAAGAGTTCTAGGCGCAAAGGCTGCGGGCAGGCTGGAAGTCACATCCCCTTATGATGGCCGACTGCTTGGAACCGTGGAAACCATTGATGCCGTGGGTGTTGAGCAGGCCTTGAAGAATGCCACGGCGGTTTTTCAGAATCGTGATCAGTGGCTGCCCGCGGATAAGCGAATCTCCATTCTGGAAAAGATGGCGGAACTGATGAAGGAGAATTTCGATTTCCTAGTGGCTGTCGCGCTTGCGGAAGGGGGAAAACCAATGATGGATACCCGCGTCGAACTGGTTCGCGCCATTGATGGTATCAGGAATTGCATCGAGTGTATACGGACTGAAAGAGGAGAAGGAATTCCGATGCGTCTCAATCGCGCATCGATGAACCGCTTGGCGTTTACCCGGCGCGAACCTGCCGGTGTTGTTGTTGCAGTTAGCGCCTTCAATCACCCTTTAAATTTGATTGTGCACCAGGTTGGCCCGGCGATTGCTTCGGGCTGCCCCGTGATTATCAAACCGGCAGAAGATACGCCCTTATCTGCATTCGCTTTGGTTGATTTATTTCGGGAGGCCGGTCTGCCGGAGGCCTGGTGCCAGCCTGT belongs to Candidatus Manganitrophaceae bacterium and includes:
- a CDS encoding acetolactate synthase large subunit; this translates as MQTAAKLLIRCLEHEGVEYIFGIPGEENLDVMDALRESSIRFLTVRHEQGAAFMADVYGRLTGRAGVCLATLGPGATNLVTGMADANMDYAPIVGIAGQGATTRMHKESHQILDLVNLFEPITKYSTEIRDPGVIPEIVRKAFKVAEAEKPGGTFISFPENIAAAEISEDVAPLRVQSAFSPSPPDEKVRQAIKIIDEARFPIIMAGNGVVRSVASDALLAFAEKLKIPVTKTFMAKGVIPSSHPLSLGTVGLQAHDYVACGFDRADVVICVGFDMVEYHPHLWHPGKDKKIIHIHQSAAEVDSHYILEAGVIGDITTSLNRIAEGAKEKEGLQVETLRDAIDGELDCYADDDGMPMKPQRILSDTRRVMGAEDILISDVGAHKMWIARLYRGERPNTCIISNGFASMGIGVPGAIAAKLVHPERRVLTITGDAGFMMNSQEIETALRYELPIVIMIWNDSEYGLIKWHQERRFGRSGHISFNNPDFVKYAESFGAKGYRVEQADALVPTLEKAFNDRTVVVIDVPVDYSENMKLTKKLGDLICPI